The Sandaracinus amylolyticus genomic interval GCGCGCGTGATGGCGCTCGGCCTCAGCTGCGATCTCACGCGCGTGATGACGTACGTGACGCCGGATCTCGCGCCGGTGGAGATCGGTCTGCCCGCGGCGACCGACATCCATCAGGACTACGCGCACACGTCGATCCAGGGCTCGAGCACGTACCGCGCGGAAGGCGAGCGCGGGATGATCGAGTACAACCGGTTCTACGCGCAGCGCTTCGCGTACCTGCTGGAGCAGCTCGACTCGATCCCCGAGGCGGGCGGCACGATGCTCGATCACACCGCCGTCGTGTGGATGAGCGAGCTCGGCACCGGCAACCACGACCTGCACGACCTGCCGATCGTCATCGCGGGCGGCGCGGGCGGCTCGTTCCGCATGGGCCAGTACATCCGCCTCGCGCGTGACACGCGCGTCGGCGCGGGGTGGGGTCACTTCGTCCAGGTCGGCCCGGCGCAGAACCGTCTCTACGTCTCGCTGATGCGCGCGATGGGCATGGAGAACGAGTCGTTCGGCATCGAGTCCTCGCCGACGGCGAGCGGCGGCACGGTGTCGCTGCGCGGTGTGATCCCCGAGATCATGAACGGCTGAGCGGGGGGACGAGTGAAGCGAGCGCGTGCGGCCTACAGGTCGCACGCGCTCGTACGATTTTGCGCGACCGCCTGAGCCATTCCGCCACGGGTCTGGTACTCACGTAGCTGATGAGCCGACCGAACGACTGGGGGCGGATCGCTCCAGTGCTCGCGTCGCTCGCGCTGTTTGCGTGCGACGGAGTCCTGCTCGACGGCGCAGCTGGTCCAGCCGGCGCCGGTCGACGTGGTGGCGGTCCAGTCAGCTGCGGCGACGGATCGATCGTGCTCGGCACCGCGCCCATGCGGCGCCTGAGCAACGCCGAGTACCTGCACACGCTCCGGGATCTCTTCCCGGGCGTGACGCCGGCGGTGCCCGAGCTGCCCGAGGACACCGAGGTCGGTGGCTTCGAGAACGACGCGCGCTCGCTCGGCCCGTCCGACGTGCGCGTCTCGCGCTGGGAGGACATCGCGTTCCGCTATGCGGGCGAGGTCACGTCGTCGCCCGATCGGCTCGCGGCGTTCCTGCCGTGCGCGCCGGGCGCGGGCGACGCGGGCGCGCAGCGCGCGTGCGGCGAGACGCTCGTGCGCGACTTCGGTCGCCGCGCGTATCGACGTCCGCTGAGCGACCAGGAGGTCGAGCGCTACGTCGCGTTCTTCGAGTCGCAGCGCGAGGCGATCGACTTCGCGGCCGCCGTGCAGCTCACGACGATGGCGCTGCTGCAGTCGCCGTGGTTCCTCTATCGCATCGAGCTGCCGGGGGAGGGCGGTGGCGACGGCGTGGTGCCGCTCGACGGGTACCAGCTCGCGTCGCGCCTCTCGTACTTCCTCTGGGAGAGCACGCCCGACGACGCGCTGCTCGAGGCCGCGGCGCGCGGTGAGCTCGCGACCGACGCACAGCTCGAGGCACAGGCGCGACGCATGCTCGACGACGGTCGTGCGCGCGAGGCGGTGGTCGACTTCCATCGCCAGTGGCTCGACTTCGATCGCATCGAGATGGACGAGCACCAGGGCCGCGTGCCCGAGCTCTATCCGACGTGGAACGAGACGCTGCGCCAGGCGGTGCGCGACGAGCAGGATCGCTTCGTCGAGGGCGTGCTGTTCGACGGCGAGGGCACGCTGCGCGCGCTGCTCACGAGCCGCACCGCGTACGTGAACGGACCGCTCGCGTCGCTCTACGGCGTGAACGGCCCGGGCGACGCGACGACGTGGGAAGAGGTGACGCTCCCGCACGATCAGCGCGCAG includes:
- a CDS encoding DUF1592 domain-containing protein; amino-acid sequence: MSRPNDWGRIAPVLASLALFACDGVLLDGAAGPAGAGRRGGGPVSCGDGSIVLGTAPMRRLSNAEYLHTLRDLFPGVTPAVPELPEDTEVGGFENDARSLGPSDVRVSRWEDIAFRYAGEVTSSPDRLAAFLPCAPGAGDAGAQRACGETLVRDFGRRAYRRPLSDQEVERYVAFFESQREAIDFAAAVQLTTMALLQSPWFLYRIELPGEGGGDGVVPLDGYQLASRLSYFLWESTPDDALLEAAARGELATDAQLEAQARRMLDDGRAREAVVDFHRQWLDFDRIEMDEHQGRVPELYPTWNETLRQAVRDEQDRFVEGVLFDGEGTLRALLTSRTAYVNGPLASLYGVNGPGDATTWEEVTLPHDQRAGLLTRAGFLASHAHSGNGSPPLRGVFVMERLLCEPRPSPPPDADLTPPVVRPGEEPRTNRQLFEERTSPAGCIACHTRIDGFGFGFEHYDAVGGYRELDHGLPVDASGNLTGTDVDGPYVGAIELSEALAESARVEVCATRMWMRYALGRAPEREDECLTSRLARSFHESGGDVRALMVDIVTSPEFRNRPLASE